A stretch of Myxococcus guangdongensis DNA encodes these proteins:
- a CDS encoding type VI secretion system Vgr family protein, translating to MSDSPSAVSVTASIPGQSGDLVVHALRGEEEVSRRFVFELDLSTTELAPEEARGGFAHVVLEDAFGQVREVSGVVDRLDVVATDDPAQLVRYRLTLVPQPWLLAYRYGFRIFQELSVPDIVKAVFKDAGLEDRLFRWTLEGSYPRREYCVQYDESEWDFVCRLLEEEGIWFAFEHSADGHVMVLSDASESAEVMEPDALPFRYDASLGGDAVAVWDWRSGVRASVSKVSLDDYDMLNPSKKLAADQLAEDSVQAEWYEYPGRYTQPADGKRLAKRRLEELRGRRKSARARTNAMTLAAGRRVSLVGHPFADGEYFITASRLHLRFHGQQEPGPLVDTGAAHCEVDFDVVPSAQVFRPRRETPRPRIQGLQTARVTGPSGQELHCDEHGRVKVQFHWDRDGMLDDTSSCWVRVAQAHTTGSVMIPRIGWEVLIEFVEGDPDRPVCLGRLYNPLNPPDYSLPAQKTVSGHRSNSSPGAGGSNEVSFDDSADSQRVYVNGAYDINIKAANDKSAKVAVNQKRTIGTNREMSVGANEKVAVKGIHNASVGKDHKVTVGANRAVKVSGIIGEEITGAVTLKVGGLENMQVGNPAQGILESIESLALEAATALAGKAASRAEAALLGPLMPGLNAARDALGTAAELAGPAAALLGGDNTAVAVFGSEVGQLAEDGNLSLSNVMASGMAQAVSSGALTRGGTAARGGGAGGPDFGGFGGGSSGGGGAGGSWDAPATENSGHAGGEGGGRGGGGGGGGGGGGGGGGGPGTWGTTVEGSVTEKIGALAVINAVTGVSFAVGGDSTETVGAARIELINGGKNEQVGIAKLETVGAYMVKVAKALAIDAKGAVAINVASQTQDITGGHSITAGAAGVVTAANLKLEASGKITLTCGASEVVIDSSGVAIKGALGVTIEGTSEIKMNPPAIMPG from the coding sequence ATGAGCGACTCGCCCTCGGCAGTATCCGTCACCGCCAGCATCCCCGGTCAGAGTGGGGACCTCGTCGTCCACGCCCTGCGTGGCGAAGAAGAGGTGTCGCGGCGGTTCGTGTTCGAACTCGACCTGTCGACGACCGAGCTCGCGCCGGAGGAGGCGCGCGGCGGGTTCGCCCACGTGGTGCTGGAGGACGCCTTCGGGCAGGTGCGCGAGGTGTCGGGGGTGGTGGACCGGCTCGACGTCGTCGCCACGGATGACCCGGCGCAGCTCGTGCGCTACCGGCTCACGCTCGTCCCGCAGCCGTGGCTCCTCGCGTACCGGTACGGCTTCCGCATCTTCCAGGAGCTGTCCGTCCCGGACATCGTGAAGGCCGTCTTCAAGGACGCGGGGCTCGAGGACCGGCTGTTCCGCTGGACGTTGGAGGGCTCGTATCCGCGGCGTGAGTACTGCGTGCAGTACGATGAGTCCGAGTGGGACTTCGTGTGCCGGCTGCTCGAGGAGGAGGGCATCTGGTTCGCGTTCGAGCACAGCGCGGACGGGCATGTGATGGTGCTCTCGGACGCGAGCGAGTCCGCCGAGGTGATGGAGCCGGACGCCCTGCCCTTCCGCTACGACGCCTCGCTCGGAGGCGACGCGGTGGCGGTGTGGGACTGGCGCAGCGGCGTGCGCGCCAGCGTCTCCAAGGTCAGCCTGGACGACTACGACATGCTGAACCCCTCGAAGAAGCTGGCGGCGGACCAGCTCGCCGAGGACTCCGTGCAGGCGGAGTGGTACGAGTACCCGGGCCGGTACACGCAGCCCGCGGACGGCAAGCGGCTGGCGAAGCGTCGCCTGGAGGAGCTGCGGGGACGGCGGAAGTCCGCGCGGGCTCGCACCAACGCGATGACGCTGGCGGCGGGGCGTCGCGTGTCGCTGGTGGGCCACCCCTTCGCGGACGGCGAGTACTTCATCACCGCCTCGCGCCTGCACCTGCGCTTCCACGGCCAGCAGGAGCCCGGCCCGCTCGTGGACACCGGCGCGGCGCACTGCGAGGTGGACTTCGACGTGGTGCCCTCCGCGCAGGTGTTCCGCCCCCGACGTGAGACGCCGCGGCCGCGAATCCAGGGGCTCCAGACGGCGCGAGTCACGGGGCCCTCGGGTCAGGAGCTCCACTGCGACGAGCACGGCCGCGTGAAGGTGCAGTTCCATTGGGACCGTGACGGCATGCTCGACGACACGTCGTCCTGCTGGGTCCGCGTCGCGCAGGCGCACACCACGGGCTCCGTGATGATTCCCCGCATCGGCTGGGAGGTGCTCATCGAGTTCGTGGAGGGAGACCCGGACAGGCCCGTGTGCCTGGGGCGCCTCTACAACCCGCTGAACCCGCCAGACTACAGCCTGCCCGCGCAGAAGACGGTGTCCGGGCACCGCTCCAATTCGTCGCCCGGCGCGGGGGGCTCGAACGAGGTCAGCTTCGACGACTCGGCGGACAGCCAGCGCGTCTACGTCAATGGCGCCTACGACATCAACATCAAGGCCGCCAACGACAAGAGCGCCAAGGTCGCCGTGAACCAGAAGCGCACCATCGGCACGAACCGGGAGATGTCCGTCGGCGCCAACGAGAAGGTGGCGGTCAAGGGCATCCACAACGCCTCGGTGGGCAAGGACCACAAGGTCACCGTGGGCGCCAACCGCGCGGTCAAGGTCAGCGGCATCATCGGCGAGGAGATCACCGGCGCCGTCACGCTGAAGGTCGGCGGGCTGGAGAACATGCAGGTCGGTAACCCGGCGCAAGGAATACTCGAGAGCATCGAGTCCCTGGCCCTCGAGGCGGCGACCGCCCTGGCGGGCAAGGCGGCGAGCCGTGCCGAAGCCGCCCTGCTCGGGCCCCTGATGCCAGGGCTGAATGCCGCCCGGGATGCGCTGGGCACCGCCGCGGAGCTGGCCGGCCCGGCAGCAGCCCTCCTCGGAGGCGACAACACCGCCGTGGCCGTCTTCGGCTCGGAGGTCGGCCAGCTCGCCGAGGATGGGAACCTGTCCCTCTCGAACGTCATGGCCTCCGGCATGGCCCAAGCCGTGTCGAGCGGCGCGCTGACGCGAGGGGGCACCGCAGCGCGCGGTGGTGGCGCTGGGGGACCAGACTTCGGGGGCTTCGGAGGGGGAAGTAGTGGCGGAGGCGGCGCGGGGGGATCGTGGGACGCTCCGGCCACCGAGAACTCGGGGCACGCTGGAGGTGAAGGCGGAGGTCGTGGTGGTGGCGGAGGAGGTGGTGGTGGCGGAGGAGGAGGCGGCGGCGGTGGCCCCGGTACGTGGGGCACGACGGTCGAGGGCTCCGTCACCGAGAAGATCGGCGCGCTGGCGGTCATCAACGCCGTGACGGGCGTCTCGTTCGCGGTCGGCGGAGATTCGACGGAGACGGTGGGCGCGGCCCGTATCGAGTTGATCAACGGCGGCAAGAACGAGCAGGTGGGTATCGCGAAGCTCGAGACCGTGGGCGCGTACATGGTGAAGGTGGCCAAGGCGCTCGCCATCGATGCGAAGGGGGCCGTGGCCATCAACGTGGCCAGCCAGACCCAGGACATCACCGGAGGCCACTCCATCACCGCGGGTGCCGCGGGCGTGGTGACCGCCGCCAATCTCAAGCTCGAGGCCTCCGGGAAGATCACCCTGACGTGTGGCGCCTCTGAGGTCGTCATCGATTCCAGCGGCGTGGCCATCAAGGGCGCGCTGGGCGTCACCATCGAAGGCACCTCCGAAATCAAGATGAACCCTCCCGCCATCATGCCGGGATGA